A genomic region of Anaerolineales bacterium contains the following coding sequences:
- the rplI gene encoding 50S ribosomal protein L9, with translation MQVLLLQDVYKLGRAGQIKKVANGYGRNYLIPQGLAIPATANAIKMAEKIAANADKERNTRNTEAHALAEKLKGMQLLFPARAGETGKLYGSITTQMIADQLSEKLGATLDRRQIHVQPLRLLGMHKIAVRLTLDVIPELDAVVYREGENPENYMVDASQLAAAAEGVQPKPVDEIAAAEPELDEGAGEAGDAGEADDAEETGSAEDVDDSEEAGDAE, from the coding sequence ATGCAAGTTTTACTGTTGCAAGATGTCTACAAGCTCGGCCGCGCCGGCCAGATCAAGAAGGTAGCCAACGGCTATGGCCGCAACTATCTGATTCCGCAGGGCTTGGCCATCCCGGCCACTGCCAACGCCATCAAGATGGCAGAGAAGATCGCCGCCAATGCCGACAAAGAGCGCAACACGCGCAACACGGAGGCACACGCCCTGGCCGAGAAGCTCAAAGGCATGCAACTGCTCTTCCCGGCCCGCGCCGGTGAGACCGGTAAGCTGTACGGCTCGATCACGACCCAGATGATCGCTGACCAGCTCAGCGAGAAGCTGGGCGCCACGCTGGATCGCCGCCAGATCCACGTGCAGCCGCTGCGCTTGCTGGGTATGCACAAGATCGCCGTGCGCCTGACCCTGGACGTCATCCCTGAACTGGATGCGGTGGTGTATCGCGAAGGCGAGAACCCCGAGAACTACATGGTGGATGCCAGCCAACTGGCCGCTGCCGCGGAAGGCGTGCAGCCCAAGCCGGTAGACGAGATCGCCGCCGCGGAACCCGAGTTGGACGAAGGCGCCGGAGAGGCTGGCGATGCCGGAGAAGCTGACGATGCCGAAGAGACCGGCAGCGCTGAAGACGTGGACGACAGCGAAGAGGCTGGCGACGCCGAATAA